The sequence below is a genomic window from Macaca fascicularis isolate 582-1 chromosome 3, T2T-MFA8v1.1.
TCTTCCCAGTCTTCCCAGCCAGCCTGGGCCCTGGGGAGCCCGGGGCACAGCAGTGGCCGAGGGGATGTCCTGCTCCAGTACCCGCACTGCTCTGGAGTTCGCCATCTTTCCCAAGGAGATGCTGCTGGGGAGCTGGTATGGGTGGGGTCCTTCCCTTTACAGATGGGGCAGATGCCAGGACTCAGCCCATCCTGAGGAGGACCCGTGTCCGCGTGGAGGGTGCTCCGGCCCAGGCCTGGGAGTCAGTGCCCCGTCAGCAGCTCTGCCACCATCCTGCTGGGAACTGGTGGGCCTCTATTGGGTTATAGGCAAGGCCTTTTCTCTGGCATGGAATTGTTACTTTTCTGACACATCTAGATGtgaaatttctgaaaatgttaaagTAGAGaaacattcacacacaaaaagcaaCATAGTCATGTGGGTCCAGATGGCCTCAGTCCTAGATATTGGCACCCTTTGCTGTGTCTCCTCAGAATATCCtgttccccctcctcccacccagacCTCCCCTCAGCAGATGTCTTCCCTCCCCGACCCCAGCCTGTCAGTGCAGGTTTGACACGCCGCACTGCACTGAGCACAGGGCAGGTTTGGGCCCTGACTTGGGCCTCAGGCTGCAGTGGGGGTGGATTTCAGAGCCTCTCATGGCAGCATCTAAGTGACCAGAGCTGGGATGAGAGCGGGGAAGGGGCAGTGGGAGTGGCGCTATGGGGCGGGCCAGCCCTGCTCCTGCgccagccctgccctctgcccccGGGCCCTGGGCTCTGTGCTAGGGATGGTGAAGAATGGGGATGTGCCGGCCTGGCAGGAGTGGGAAGCAACACGCAGGGGTCCCGGGCCTCTCCAGCCTTGCCCTCATGCTTACCCAAGCTCCCGGTGTGGTTAGTGGTTAGCACAGAGCTCACCCGCCTTGCCTGGCTCCCAGCTGAGGGTCTGTCCCCACCGGTGCTCCGGGGGAAGAAACGCCAGCCTTGCTTCTGTATGGACTGCTGATCTGGCCTGCTGTCCTGTTCAGTGGGCATTGTCTTTCGAGCAGCAGGAGAATAGGATGCCTCTCACATGCCAGTTCCTGGCTGGCCAGCTGCTCAGGGCTCAGGCTGGGGCCTCCCATTGACATCCTCCCCCAACACTCCCTCTCCGGGCCTCTGTTGCCCCTCCTGTTGGGTGAGGGTGTTGAGTGTGACTTGTGTTGAAAACCTGGTTCATATCTAATAAATAATGGTGATGAAAAGATTACTGTTTGGTGACAAAGCCCTGGCCTCCGCCTGTGTGCAGGTCCCCTGCCCCGCCGACCTGATTCTTGTTTCTCCGATGGGTGGGtctggggaggggagcagggaaggATTCCGGGAGCTGCAGTTATGAACACAGACACCCAGGACTGCTTTCCTGAGATCTGGAGGAAAATCCGGCCCGCTGCTGACTGCCCAGATTCCGCGGAGAACCAGGCCTGGCAGGAAGACCAAGGACTTGTTCAAGTGCAGCTTTGAGCACCACTCGTCTGGGCCCCAGAGGACAGAGTGCAGGACTCCTGGCGCTGTGCAGTGAAGCAGGTCCCCAGCGGCTCCAAGGCCTGCCTCATGAAATAGCCTAGGGCTGGGATCTGCCAGCGCGGCTTCCTGCAGGGCCAGTGGGGAAGCGGGCAGCAGGAGCCCAGCCCTCCAGCCCAGCCTGTAGCTCAGGGCAGAGCTGAAAGAACTTCCCTGGAGGGACAGGAGGGTGGGGCGGGACTGGAAGGCGCACAATGGAGGCACCAGAGCACTGAGGGCGGAAAGCCAGCTGAGGAGCTTGGATGGATCCCAAGGGCCATGGGAGCCGTGAAAGGGATTTAAAGCAGGGCCGTGACACGGCCATCTGGATTTCTAGCGTTATCTCTACAAGCTACACAGTGGCTGGCAGGCTGGTCTGACATCTTTATTAGGGCCCCTGGTGGAAGTGGTGAGGACAGAGAAGCGAGGGGGGAGCTGCATGGCTGTGACCCATAGAGACTGAGGCTGCCGGTGGTGGGGAGTGCAGCAGGGGCAGGTCTGAGAGTGGCTGTGGGAGctggggtgttttgttttttgttttctgctgagTCGTGTGTGTCCAGGGCACCCCGTGGAAGTGTTGGTAGTGGTTGGATGGGTGGGGTGGATGGTCCGGAGGAAGATGAGGCTGCAGGATGCAGAGTTGGAGCCATCGGCATAAATAACCGGTGATCCCTGAGGGGTGCAGGTTGCTCAGGGGGTTCCGTGTGAGAAAAACCCAGAAGAGAACCCCAGGGAGTGTGAGGTCACGGGGTGGGTGGGTGAAGGTGGGCCCGTGGAGGATGCTGGGAGGTTGCAGGCAGCCAGAAGACAACCAGGTGAGTGTCACTCAGGAGGATGAGAGGTTCAACAGGAGAGAGTGGTTGAGGCAACACAGACCCCCATTGTCCTCTACCTCCAAGAAGTCAAGGTCATCTTTGGTGATGGGCAGTAAAGTCAGACTGCAGTGGGCTGGGAGTGAGTGGGCGGGTGGGGGCTGAAAAACAGTGACTTCAGGATGGGGACCCTGTGGACCCAGTGAAGCTGGACCTGGAAAGATGACACTAAACAAGGAGGGACCTTCTGGGCCCATTTTCCCAGGTCGCTGTGGGTCAGCCCTGGGCCTGGGGGAACCACTCAGCCAGTTCCTGCAACTGCATCTCTAAAGCCACACCCAGCCCGCCACAGGCCCACCATGGGGACTTCAGGTTCAGGATGCTGAAGATCTGCGTTGGCCCAGGATTGGGATGGGGGGCAGGTATCCCAAATGACTGCTTCCCCATCTCGGTTTCTGCTGAGTTCTTGCCTTCCATAATG
It includes:
- the ATP6V0E2 gene encoding V-type proton ATPase subunit e 2 isoform X1, which translates into the protein MSCSSTRTALEFAIFPKEMLLGSWYGWGPSLYRWGRCQDSAHPEEDPCPRGGCSGPGLGVSAPSAALPPSCWELVGLYWVIGKAFSLAWNCYFSDTSRCEISENVKVEKHSHTKSNIVMWVQMASVLDIGTLCCVSSEYPVPPPPTQTSPQQMSSLPDPSLSVQV
- the ATP6V0E2 gene encoding V-type proton ATPase subunit e 2 isoform X4, whose product is MPVAPLSLTTPSSGPSPTQLCLVSSSLPLAPRDPDLQGLPGPWKSSQSSQPAWALGSPGHSSGRGDVLLQYPHCSGVRHLSQGDAAGELVWVGSFPLQMGQMPGLSPS